A single genomic interval of Chryseobacterium paludis harbors:
- a CDS encoding AraC family transcriptional regulator yields the protein MLISFSEIQKIVDHIEENFDREITAYEIENMSHYSYRNFQRIFFKIFNETISGFQKRLRLENAYKKLIYTTDKVSDISWQVGYFNIQSFSKAFKQQYHISPALARKNKQDMFNKFIENDKADFQYEIKYKDSILVYCKFIKAKDYNNREINDLWETIENENGISISSYGIISDQPLITSGSHCRYGVAISEISSSISGFQKKEIFGGKYIKFTHYGDFENILETYRLFYRFWLGESSLMLDHSEVIEEYMHSQNGENITHVYFPVYS from the coding sequence ATGCTTATAAGTTTTAGTGAAATCCAGAAGATTGTTGATCATATCGAAGAAAATTTTGACAGAGAAATTACGGCTTATGAAATTGAGAATATGTCCCATTATTCTTATCGAAATTTTCAACGGATATTTTTTAAAATTTTTAATGAAACTATTTCCGGATTCCAAAAACGACTACGTCTGGAGAATGCCTATAAAAAACTAATCTATACAACAGATAAGGTCTCTGATATTTCATGGCAGGTTGGTTATTTTAACATTCAGTCTTTTTCAAAAGCATTTAAACAACAGTATCATATTTCACCGGCATTGGCGAGAAAAAATAAACAGGATATGTTTAATAAATTTATAGAGAATGACAAAGCTGATTTTCAGTATGAAATAAAATACAAAGATTCAATTTTAGTTTATTGTAAATTTATTAAAGCCAAAGATTATAATAATCGGGAGATTAATGATCTATGGGAAACAATTGAAAATGAAAATGGTATTTCCATTTCTTCCTATGGGATTATTAGTGATCAGCCACTTATCACAAGTGGTTCACACTGCAGATATGGAGTAGCAATAAGTGAAATCTCTTCGAGTATTTCAGGGTTTCAAAAAAAGGAAATTTTTGGTGGAAAATATATAAAATTTACCCATTACGGAGATTTTGAAAATATCCTGGAAACCTATCGTCTTTTTTATCGATTTTGGTTGGGTGAATCTTCTTTAATGCTTGATCATTCAGAGGTAATTGAAGAATATATGCATTCTCAAAATGGAGAGAATATTACTCATGTTTATTTTCCTGTATACTCATAA
- a CDS encoding amino acid permease, which translates to MNHEEKTEQNPQQNTSLVRGLTNRHIQLIALGGAIGTGLFLGIGPAAVLAGPSVILGYALAGIIAFFIMRQLGEMVVQEPVSGSFSYFAYKYWGNFPGFASGWNYWILYILVSMAELTAIGHYIHFWWPEIPLWVSSLVFFVLINALNLASVKVYGETEFWFSIIKVVAIVAMIVFGIYLLVSGSGGEKASIQNLWNDGGFFPKGLFNKNENGYTGLFAAMAMIMFSFGGLELIGITAAEAKNPEKTIPKATNQVIYRILIFYVGALVILFALSPWRDITEGSSPFVMVFQNLNGLEFTIFGKVIQFNSLIANILNLIVLTAALSVYNSSVYSNSRMLFGLAQQGNAPKGLMKLNKNHVPTNAIIVSSCFAGICIIINKLVPEKAFEYLMALVVSTLIINWLMICYTHLKFRKSKIKDGVRTLFPSIFYPVSNYICIVFLLIILVLMCITGMEIQVILIPIWLTFLFVMYKLYKPKTK; encoded by the coding sequence ATGAACCACGAAGAGAAAACTGAACAAAATCCACAACAAAATACCTCTTTGGTTAGAGGACTAACCAACCGACATATTCAATTAATCGCCTTAGGTGGCGCTATTGGAACAGGACTGTTTCTTGGAATCGGTCCCGCTGCCGTTTTAGCAGGTCCATCTGTTATTTTAGGATATGCTTTAGCTGGGATTATTGCCTTCTTTATTATGCGTCAGCTTGGTGAAATGGTCGTTCAGGAACCTGTATCAGGAAGCTTTAGTTATTTTGCCTATAAATATTGGGGGAATTTCCCTGGTTTTGCCTCAGGATGGAATTATTGGATTCTTTATATTTTGGTGAGTATGGCCGAGCTTACAGCGATTGGTCACTATATTCATTTCTGGTGGCCGGAAATTCCACTCTGGGTTTCAAGCTTAGTTTTCTTTGTGCTGATTAATGCGCTTAATCTCGCTTCTGTAAAAGTATATGGAGAAACCGAATTTTGGTTTTCAATTATCAAAGTAGTAGCTATCGTTGCTATGATCGTTTTTGGTATTTACTTATTGGTAAGTGGAAGCGGAGGTGAGAAAGCGAGCATCCAGAATTTATGGAATGATGGCGGATTTTTCCCAAAAGGATTATTTAATAAAAATGAAAACGGATATACAGGTCTTTTCGCAGCAATGGCTATGATTATGTTTTCTTTTGGCGGATTAGAATTAATTGGGATTACTGCTGCTGAAGCTAAAAACCCCGAAAAAACAATACCAAAAGCGACCAATCAGGTAATTTATAGGATTTTAATTTTCTATGTTGGGGCTTTGGTTATTTTATTTGCATTAAGCCCATGGAGAGATATTACAGAGGGATCAAGCCCTTTCGTGATGGTTTTTCAAAATCTAAACGGACTTGAATTTACCATTTTTGGGAAAGTGATTCAATTCAATTCATTGATTGCAAATATTCTTAATTTAATTGTTCTAACAGCAGCTCTGTCAGTTTATAACAGTAGTGTTTACAGCAATAGTCGAATGCTTTTTGGATTGGCTCAGCAAGGAAACGCTCCCAAAGGCTTAATGAAACTTAATAAAAATCACGTACCTACCAATGCGATTATCGTGTCCTCTTGTTTTGCGGGTATCTGTATCATCATTAATAAATTAGTTCCTGAAAAGGCTTTTGAATATTTAATGGCCTTGGTGGTATCTACACTTATTATCAACTGGTTGATGATATGCTATACCCATTTAAAATTCAGAAAAAGCAAAATAAAAGATGGAGTTAGAACACTATTTCCATCTATATTTTATCCTGTCTCTAATTATATCTGTATTGTTTTTTTATTGATAATTTTAGTACTTATGTGTATCACAGGAATGGAGATACAGGTAATTTTAATTCCGATTTGGTTAACCTTCTTATTTGTAATGTATAAATTGTATAAACCTAAAACTAAATAA
- a CDS encoding carboxypeptidase-like regulatory domain-containing protein yields the protein MKKRTGILGFLMIFVAAFFSTMYAQIQENSREIHIAGIIIDSKTKQPVMGATIVDENNNVIASTDDKGYFFSKLNKSEKGEIDFRFTVKKKGYTKLTQIEHWADQKDPGAIYYLGIKNKWRINDDSFSKMLPVKNDLVNYDTIAERFIKNENL from the coding sequence ATGAAAAAACGAACAGGAATTCTAGGTTTTTTAATGATCTTCGTAGCTGCATTTTTTTCTACTATGTATGCCCAAATTCAAGAAAATTCAAGAGAAATTCATATTGCAGGAATTATTATTGATTCTAAAACAAAGCAACCGGTAATGGGAGCTACAATTGTAGATGAAAATAATAATGTTATTGCTTCTACAGACGATAAAGGATATTTTTTTTCAAAACTGAATAAATCTGAAAAAGGCGAGATTGATTTTAGATTTACGGTTAAGAAAAAAGGGTACACCAAGCTCACTCAAATAGAACATTGGGCAGATCAGAAGGATCCTGGTGCAATCTATTATTTGGGAATAAAGAATAAATGGAGAATCAATGATGACTCTTTTTCTAAAATGCTTCCAGTGAAGAATGATCTTGTCAATTATGATACAATTGCCGAACGTTTTATAAAGAACGAAAATTTATAA
- the arfB gene encoding alternative ribosome rescue aminoacyl-tRNA hydrolase ArfB, producing MKDFSKELNFKTSRSSGAGGQNVNKVETAVTVLWHVDDSGFFDENEKVLIQNKLKNRINAEGFLFLTVSESRAQLMNKNKAIEKILEIVNKALIIPKKRVATKPSKGQKQKRLDTKKKIADKKENRRFKF from the coding sequence ATGAAAGACTTTTCCAAAGAACTTAATTTTAAAACTTCCCGAAGCAGTGGCGCAGGAGGGCAAAATGTAAACAAAGTTGAAACCGCTGTTACTGTACTTTGGCATGTTGATGACTCTGGATTTTTTGATGAGAATGAAAAGGTTTTAATTCAAAATAAATTAAAAAATAGGATCAATGCAGAGGGCTTTTTATTCTTAACGGTCTCTGAGAGCAGAGCCCAGCTAATGAATAAAAATAAAGCTATTGAAAAAATTCTAGAAATTGTAAATAAAGCTTTAATAATTCCTAAGAAAAGAGTAGCAACAAAGCCGTCAAAAGGGCAAAAGCAGAAAAGGCTTGATACTAAAAAGAAAATAGCAGATAAAAAAGAAAACCGCCGTTTTAAATTTTAA
- a CDS encoding helix-turn-helix domain-containing protein: MKICGQNIRKVRRSKDFTQEYMAFEMGISQKAYSDIENSKVKINLDILSKISNILEIKPSDICSISHRCGITDYEDKYHDLIHYMKQNNIPIPEEYI, encoded by the coding sequence ATGAAAATATGTGGTCAAAATATAAGAAAAGTTCGACGAAGTAAAGATTTTACACAGGAATATATGGCTTTTGAAATGGGGATTTCACAAAAAGCCTATTCTGATATTGAGAATTCTAAAGTAAAGATCAATCTCGATATTTTAAGTAAAATTTCAAATATCCTGGAAATTAAGCCCTCAGATATTTGCAGCATTTCTCATCGATGTGGAATAACAGATTATGAAGATAAATACCATGATCTTATTCACTATATGAAACAAAATAATATTCCGATTCCTGAAGAATATATTTAA
- a CDS encoding agmatine deiminase family protein: MSQNYHFPEESSPHEGTWLQWPHHYQHGKTYRERVEQTWIDMTKALQNNEKVHIIAYDEKEKKRIISLLEQNKVSLKNIDFKIYPTDDVWIRDNGPIFVKDDQGRLLIEDWGFNGWGDKFDSENCDQIPQRIGKDLGIKVIDLNEEMVNEGGAVETDGNGVLMACKSSVISQKSGATRTKGITQQEAEEMFETYYGVSKVIWLDGVTGLDVTDMHIDGFMKFINHNTMITMDEEDLSDMGLSDKDINTLYTAANINGKEYKKIYVPATKNKVKTAYGKQLEEKGSYVNYYVANNVVLVPNYGDPNDAVANKIIQEQYPGRKVIGIDVRNLYENGGMVHCVTQQQPAGSLLK, encoded by the coding sequence ATGTCACAGAATTATCATTTCCCTGAAGAATCATCACCTCACGAAGGAACCTGGCTTCAGTGGCCACATCATTATCAACATGGAAAAACATACAGGGAAAGAGTAGAACAGACCTGGATCGATATGACCAAAGCGCTACAGAATAATGAGAAAGTGCACATTATTGCTTATGATGAAAAAGAGAAAAAAAGGATCATTAGCCTATTGGAACAAAATAAGGTTTCGTTAAAGAATATTGATTTTAAAATTTATCCTACTGATGATGTATGGATAAGAGATAACGGACCTATTTTCGTAAAAGATGATCAAGGCCGTCTTTTGATTGAAGATTGGGGGTTTAACGGTTGGGGGGATAAATTTGACTCCGAAAACTGTGATCAAATTCCACAGCGTATTGGAAAAGATCTTGGTATCAAGGTTATTGATTTAAATGAAGAAATGGTTAATGAAGGTGGTGCTGTAGAAACTGATGGAAATGGAGTTTTGATGGCGTGTAAAAGTTCAGTGATCAGTCAGAAAAGTGGAGCTACAAGAACAAAAGGAATCACCCAGCAAGAAGCTGAGGAGATGTTTGAAACCTATTATGGAGTGTCAAAAGTGATCTGGTTGGATGGTGTTACAGGTTTGGATGTTACTGATATGCATATTGATGGATTTATGAAATTCATCAATCATAATACCATGATTACCATGGATGAAGAAGATTTATCAGATATGGGACTTTCTGATAAAGATATCAATACACTTTATACTGCGGCAAACATTAATGGAAAAGAATATAAAAAAATCTATGTGCCTGCTACAAAAAATAAAGTAAAAACGGCTTATGGAAAACAGTTGGAAGAGAAAGGTTCGTATGTAAATTATTATGTGGCAAATAATGTCGTTCTTGTTCCTAACTATGGAGATCCGAATGATGCAGTTGCTAATAAAATTATTCAGGAGCAATATCCGGGTAGAAAAGTAATAGGGATTGATGTAAGAAATCTATATGAAAATGGAGGAATGGTACATTGTGTTACTCAACAGCAGCCAGCTGGAAGTCTTCTCAAATAA
- a CDS encoding AMP-binding protein — MVIDFNNLKTNNLHSQTEFERKVIFFLEKWLDDSKTVAVQTSGSTGVPKVFEIEKDKMLNSAMMTCNFLHLKTGDIALLCLPTEYISGKMMIVRSFERKMKLIIAEPSLQPLKNLETEIDFCAMTPLQVENSVDKLHLVRNLIIGGASVSESLKKRISHLTTHIFETYGMSETLSHIALKQLAPQKEDYFTAFEHVTISTDERGCLKIFAPNVNGEILQTNDLVDVRNRNQFKFLGRIDHVINTGGAKIFPEELEALVKKEIPNEVVFMGAADELLGQKLILVIEGEESDEIIRTISNIPFEKNFHKPKKIIFTQQIPRTPNGKVSRIELYKKISDSL; from the coding sequence ATGGTGATAGACTTCAATAATCTCAAAACTAATAATTTACATTCACAGACTGAATTTGAAAGAAAAGTGATTTTTTTTTTAGAAAAATGGTTGGATGATTCAAAAACGGTGGCGGTGCAAACATCGGGGTCCACCGGAGTTCCAAAGGTTTTTGAAATTGAAAAGGACAAAATGCTGAATTCCGCAATGATGACCTGTAACTTCTTACATTTGAAAACGGGAGATATAGCTTTGTTGTGCTTACCAACAGAATACATTTCCGGGAAGATGATGATTGTACGCTCATTTGAAAGAAAGATGAAGTTAATAATTGCTGAACCATCTTTACAACCGCTTAAGAATCTTGAAACAGAAATCGACTTTTGTGCCATGACTCCATTACAGGTTGAAAATTCAGTGGATAAGCTACATTTAGTTAGAAACTTAATCATTGGTGGAGCATCAGTATCAGAAAGTTTAAAGAAAAGAATCTCACATCTTACAACCCATATATTTGAAACATATGGAATGTCTGAAACCCTTTCACATATTGCTTTAAAACAATTGGCACCACAAAAGGAAGATTATTTCACTGCCTTTGAACATGTTACCATCTCTACAGATGAAAGAGGATGTCTGAAAATTTTCGCACCTAATGTGAATGGTGAGATTTTACAAACTAACGATTTAGTTGATGTTAGGAATAGAAATCAGTTTAAATTTTTGGGGAGAATTGATCATGTTATCAACACTGGTGGAGCAAAAATATTTCCTGAAGAACTGGAAGCTTTGGTGAAAAAGGAAATTCCGAATGAAGTGGTATTTATGGGAGCAGCAGATGAACTTTTAGGACAGAAACTCATTTTAGTAATTGAAGGTGAAGAATCAGATGAAATCATAAGAACGATATCAAATATCCCGTTTGAAAAAAACTTTCATAAACCCAAAAAGATTATTTTTACTCAGCAAATACCGAGAACTCCAAACGGAAAGGTTAGTCGTATTGAGCTATACAAAAAAATAAGCGATAGTTTATAA